The following coding sequences lie in one Populus trichocarpa isolate Nisqually-1 chromosome 14, P.trichocarpa_v4.1, whole genome shotgun sequence genomic window:
- the LOC7455962 gene encoding clathrin coat assembly protein AP180 produces MPSKLRKAIGAVKDKTSISLAKVSNANASNLDVVILKATRHDAVPIDERYVNEVLNLISSNKIYAASSAQAIAKRIGKTRNWIVALKSLMLVLRIFQDGDPYFPKEVLIAMKRGAKVLNISNFRDDSKSKPWDYTAFVRTFALYLDERLGCFLTGKLQRRFTNRERENSHPRSRRANDSVSEMKPAMLLDKLSYWQKLLDRAVATRPAGAAKTNRLVQVSLYAIVQESFDLYRDISDGLALLLDSFFQLQPHYCVTAFQTCVKASKQLEELCSFYDLCKSLGVGRTSEYPCVQKISEDLIETLQEFLRDQSSIPTNGRSPVHLLLPAPSNDDASPSIDSYGRCDESSEPNEIFSERGSEFGSQCTSLEDLMSVTDMGSSPPMTSMDHYLELFEKRSLEDILCIADSNSIHSFTIDQGTLSGANSILDLVSLDGWPPEDHQQEQEQGQRTSASALDSSTDQSDGWEAVLAETASQSMQASPDLTIGFVPNTACNFFDQDSAHVASELEPPIANNIFDQASLPDQQYNPFLQDTTEIPAIVAPTDSQAVCPVNDMLSMAPTFQATPTFSVQKSDTAAGLHNEDDPFASCLAKMAAGHKPNGSMDQQIMLQQQQLWLQQQDMIIAKKMSYI; encoded by the coding sequence ATGCCTAGCAAATTAAGGAAGGCTATCGGTGCTGTGAAAGACAAAACCAGCATTAGCCTTGCCAAGGTTTCTAACGCCAATGCATCAAACCTTGATGTTGTAATTCTCAAGGCCACCAGACATGATGCCGTCCCAATTGATGAACGTTATGTTAACGAAGTGCTCAACCTGATCTCCTCCAACAAAATTTATGCAGCCTCCTCTGCTCAagctattgccaaaagaatcgGCAAGACACGAAATTGGATCGTTGCTCTTAAGTCTCTCATGCTTGTTCTCCGAATTTTCCAAGACGGTGATCCCTACTTCCCTAAAGAGGTTCTTATTGCAATGAAGCGTGGGGCAAAAGTTCTCAACATTTCCAACTTTCGAGATGACTCCAAATCAAAACCATGGGATTACACTGCCTTTGTTAGGACATTTGCTCTATATCTTGACGAGCGGTTGGGTTGCTTTCTCACCGGAAAACTTCAAAGAAGATTTACTAACCGGGAACGGGAAAATAGCCATCCAAGAAGCAGACGTGCCAACGATTCAGTTTCTGAAATGAAACCGGCAATGTTGCTGGATAAACTCTCTTACTGGCAAAAACTGCTTGATAGAGCAGTTGCAACAAGACCAGCGGGTGCAGCCAAGACAAACAGATTGGTGCAAGTTTCTTTGTATGCCATTGTACAAGAGAGTTTTGATCTCTATCGTGATATTTCTGATGGACTTGCGCTTCTTCTAGATAGTTTCTTTCAGTTACAACCTCATTATTGTGTTACTGCCTTCCAAACTTGTGTCAAGGCCTCAAAACAACTTGAAGAGCTATGCTCCTTTTATGATTTGTGTAAAAGCCTTGGGGTCGGACGAACTTCTGAGTACCCATGTGTGCAGAAGATATCAGAAGATCTTATAGAAACATTACAAGAATTCTTAAGAGATCAATCTTCTATCCCTACAAATGGTAGATCACCAGTACATTTGCTCCTTCCAGCACCATCAAATGACGATGCTTCTCCAAGCATTGATAGTTATGGCAGGTGTGACGAATCTTCAGAACCAAATGAGATATTTTCAGAGAGAGGATCTGAATTTGGCTCACAATGTACCTCACTGGAGGATCTCATGAGCGTAACGGACATGGGATCAAGCCCACCTATGACGTCTATGGATCATTACTTGGAGCTGTTTGAGAAACGATCTCTTGAAGACATCCTTTGTATTGCTGATTCTAACTCGATTCATTCATTCACCATTGATCAAGGAACGTTAAGTGGGGCAAATAGTATTTTAGATCTTGTATCTTTGGATGGCTGGCCACCAGAAGACCACCAGCAAGAGCAAGAACAAGGACAGCGAACCTCAGCCTCGGCATTGGACTCGAGCACCGATCAAAGTGATGGTTGGGAGGCTGTCCTAGCAGAGACAGCAAGCCAGTCAATGCAAGCATCGCCAGATTTGACCATTGGATTTGTGCCCAACACCGCGTGCAATTTCTTTGATCAAGATTCAGCTCATGTCGCTAGTGAATTAGAGCCTCCGATTGCCAACAATATCTTCGATCAAGCTTCACTGCCAGATCAACAATACAATCCATTTCTTCAAGATACAACTGAAATACCAGCAATTGTTGCTCCCACAGACAGCCAAGCAGTATGTCCTGTGAATGATATGCTTTCAATGGCCCCTACATTTCAGGCCACCCCAACCTTCAGCGTGCAGAAATCTGATACAGCAGCAGGATTGCACAACGAAGACGATCCGTTTGCATCATGCCTTGCTAAAATGGCTGCTGGACATAAACCCAATGGTTCCATGGATCAACAAATTATGTTGCAACAACAGCAATTGTGGCTGCAGCAGCAGGACATGATTATAGCGAAGAAAATGTCATATATTTGA